In a single window of the Cicer arietinum cultivar CDC Frontier isolate Library 1 unplaced genomic scaffold, Cicar.CDCFrontier_v2.0 Ca_scaffold_5815_v2.0, whole genome shotgun sequence genome:
- the LOC101498828 gene encoding ABC transporter B family member 26, chloroplastic-like isoform X3, with amino-acid sequence MPTSISILLPLSHSKTFTVSHTHKSQTYIFNHNNKPHTRFLFSFSKSGRSKICNLKTRCVSDDVPRFHKRVGLLASVLSGGDWWTLPNHREDEAEPTAAIVALRRMWELVADERWVVTVAFGSLVIAALSEITMSSILAASIFSAQSGETAAFSRNAMFLVLLCFTSGICR; translated from the exons ATGCCAACCTCCATTTCAATTTTACTTCCTTTGTCACACTCCAAAACCTTTACCGTTTCCCACACTCACAAATCCCAAACCTACATCTTCAACCACAACAACAAACCCCACACCCGTTTTCTCTTCTCCTTCTCCAAATCAGGTCGATCCAAAATCTGCAACCTTAAAACCCGTTGCGTTTCAGATGACGTCCCTAGGTTCCATAAACGGGTCGGGTTATTGGCATCAGTTTTATCTGGAGGCGATTGGTGGACATTGCCAAACCACCGGGAAGACGAAGCGGAACCTACGGCTGCGATTGTCGCTCTCCGACGAATGTGGGAGTTGGTTGCCGATGAGCGATGGGTTGTGACTGTGGCGTTCGGGTCCCTTGTCATTGCTGCT CTTTCCGAAATCACTATGTCAAGTATATTAGCAGCGTCAATATTTTCAGCACAGAGTGGTGAGACTGCGGCATTCTCAAGGAATGCAatgtttttggttctactaTGTTTTACTTCAGGAATATGCAGGTAA
- the LOC101498828 gene encoding ABC transporter B family member 26, chloroplastic-like isoform X2 yields the protein MPTSISILLPLSHSKTFTVSHTHKSQTYIFNHNNKPHTRFLFSFSKSGRSKICNLKTRCVSDDVPRFHKRVGLLASVLSGGDWWTLPNHREDEAEPTAAIVALRRMWELVADERWVVTVAFGSLVIAALSEITMSSILAASIFSAQSGETAAFSRNAMFLVLLCFTSGICRLMLS from the exons ATGCCAACCTCCATTTCAATTTTACTTCCTTTGTCACACTCCAAAACCTTTACCGTTTCCCACACTCACAAATCCCAAACCTACATCTTCAACCACAACAACAAACCCCACACCCGTTTTCTCTTCTCCTTCTCCAAATCAGGTCGATCCAAAATCTGCAACCTTAAAACCCGTTGCGTTTCAGATGACGTCCCTAGGTTCCATAAACGGGTCGGGTTATTGGCATCAGTTTTATCTGGAGGCGATTGGTGGACATTGCCAAACCACCGGGAAGACGAAGCGGAACCTACGGCTGCGATTGTCGCTCTCCGACGAATGTGGGAGTTGGTTGCCGATGAGCGATGGGTTGTGACTGTGGCGTTCGGGTCCCTTGTCATTGCTGCT CTTTCCGAAATCACTATGTCAAGTATATTAGCAGCGTCAATATTTTCAGCACAGAGTGGTGAGACTGCGGCATTCTCAAGGAATGCAatgtttttggttctactaTGTTTTACTTCAGGAATATGCAG